Proteins encoded by one window of Streptacidiphilus sp. PB12-B1b:
- a CDS encoding DUF6229 family protein: MINHNTERVVDAWLTGAPSPLGMDNPAGPLYTGATFTGGTTATDALVTENVSDAFVTIEDAFVTIEDAFVTIEDAFVTIEDAFVTTESFVTIEDAFVTTDSFVTIEDAFVTTDAFVTIEDAFVTTESFVTIEDAFVTTDAFVTIEDAFVTIEDAFVTVENLRETASL; encoded by the coding sequence ATGATCAATCACAACACCGAACGAGTCGTCGACGCCTGGCTCACGGGCGCCCCGAGCCCGCTCGGTATGGACAACCCGGCCGGCCCCCTCTACACCGGCGCCACCTTCACCGGCGGCACGACGGCCACCGACGCGCTGGTGACGGAGAACGTGTCCGACGCGTTCGTCACCATCGAGGACGCCTTCGTGACCATCGAGGACGCCTTCGTGACCATCGAGGACGCGTTCGTCACCATCGAGGACGCGTTCGTCACCACGGAGTCCTTCGTCACCATCGAGGACGCCTTCGTGACGACGGACTCCTTCGTCACGATCGAGGACGCGTTCGTCACCACGGACGCGTTCGTCACGATCGAGGACGCCTTCGTGACCACGGAGTCCTTCGTGACCATTGAGGACGCCTTCGTCACCACGGACGCGTTCGTGACCATCGAGGACGCGTTCGTCACCATCGAGGACGCCTTCGTCACCGTCGAGAACCTGCGGGAAACCGCCTCTCTCTGA